One Mucilaginibacter ginkgonis genomic region harbors:
- a CDS encoding ExbD/TolR family protein: MPRVKIKRKSTVTDMTAMCDVAFLLLTFFILTAKPKAEEPVPVDTPNSSVTIKLPETNIATLVVGSGKVFYDITGAKVRVQALEQMGSKYGITFTDAEKRRYSNLQAVGVPMNQMKQYLDLESDKAEAYKQPGIPTDSVSNELFNWIRESRIANVALNNQEMRLSIKGNSKEEYPTIKKVIDILQKQKVNKFSLITSLKQAPKK, translated from the coding sequence ATGCCAAGAGTAAAAATCAAAAGAAAAAGTACGGTAACAGACATGACTGCCATGTGCGACGTTGCGTTCTTGTTGCTTACGTTTTTCATATTAACAGCAAAACCTAAGGCAGAAGAGCCGGTGCCGGTTGATACTCCAAACTCATCGGTTACCATTAAACTGCCCGAAACAAATATTGCCACTCTGGTTGTAGGCTCTGGTAAAGTGTTTTATGACATTACCGGTGCTAAGGTACGTGTACAAGCCCTTGAGCAAATGGGGTCTAAATATGGTATCACTTTTACAGATGCCGAAAAAAGACGCTATAGCAACTTACAGGCGGTTGGCGTACCAATGAACCAGATGAAACAATACCTTGACCTGGAAAGTGACAAGGCAGAAGCTTATAAGCAACCGGGTATCCCTACAGACTCTGTAAGCAACGAGTTGTTTAACTGGATCCGCGAATCGCGCATTGCCAACGTTGCGTTGAACAACCAGGAGATGCGTTTGTCTATAAAAGGTAACAGTAAAGAAGAGTATCCTACCATTAAAAAGGTAATAGACATTTTGCAAAAGCAAAAAGTTAACAAGTTTAGTTTAATTACCTCTTTAAAACAGGCTCCTAAAAAATAA
- a CDS encoding ExbD/TolR family protein — translation MAELDTSSKDNKGGKVRSKKASTRVDLTAMVDLAFLLITFFMLTTTLNKPQAMDLAMPDKDEKKTDQLAVAASRTMTILLGSNDKIEWYIGEPGKSAPTVDNFGKNGIRKTLLDNIAKVKAASGKDMFVIIKPSDKSVYKNMVNILDEMAITNIQSYGIVDISEPEVAELKKQGLY, via the coding sequence ATGGCAGAATTAGACACCTCCTCCAAGGACAATAAAGGCGGTAAGGTTAGAAGTAAAAAAGCTTCGACACGTGTGGATCTAACCGCTATGGTGGATTTAGCGTTCCTGCTTATCACCTTCTTTATGCTTACCACCACCCTTAACAAGCCGCAAGCAATGGACCTTGCCATGCCTGATAAGGACGAGAAGAAAACAGACCAGCTGGCTGTAGCAGCGTCGCGCACCATGACCATCTTACTTGGCAGCAATGACAAGATAGAGTGGTACATTGGCGAGCCAGGCAAATCTGCACCAACGGTTGATAACTTTGGGAAAAACGGTATCCGTAAAACCCTGTTAGATAATATAGCTAAAGTAAAAGCGGCGTCTGGCAAAGACATGTTTGTAATCATTAAACCAAGTGATAAATCTGTTTACAAGAACATGGTTAACATACTTGACGAGATGGCTATCACCAACATCCAAAGCTATGGTATAGTTGATATATCAGAACCCGAGGTTGCCGAGCTTAAAAAACAAGGGTTATACTAA
- a CDS encoding energy transducer TonB: MLGSKLDILNPEWLDVVFKGRNKEYGAYELRKENPKNTNKSLVIAIVVFVLLISAPTIINIIKGFIPKPDEKVKITDVVLQPPPPVDQTKKPPPPPPEPPKPKIDQVRFPPPVVKPDNEVREKDPPTITELKTADPGQQDVKGDPNAQIRIDEPVGKSDIKEVVEEDPNKIFTSVEQSAEPAGGMDKFYKFLGNNIRYPAVARENNVQGRVICQFVVERDGSLTDIKVVRGLGSGTDEEAVRVLKSSPKWKPGIQNGKPVRQQYTIPISFALQDQ, from the coding sequence ATGTTAGGATCAAAATTAGACATATTAAACCCCGAGTGGCTTGATGTGGTATTTAAAGGTCGGAACAAGGAGTATGGCGCATATGAACTACGTAAAGAAAACCCAAAGAACACCAACAAGTCTTTGGTAATAGCGATAGTTGTATTTGTGCTGTTGATCTCTGCGCCAACCATTATAAATATCATTAAGGGGTTCATCCCAAAACCGGATGAAAAAGTAAAGATAACAGACGTGGTGCTGCAGCCGCCGCCACCGGTAGATCAAACCAAAAAGCCACCTCCGCCGCCTCCGGAACCACCAAAACCGAAGATAGACCAGGTGCGTTTCCCGCCTCCGGTAGTAAAGCCGGATAATGAGGTGCGTGAGAAAGATCCACCAACTATCACAGAGTTAAAAACTGCCGATCCAGGTCAGCAGGATGTTAAAGGTGATCCTAACGCGCAGATCCGTATCGACGAGCCGGTGGGTAAATCAGACATCAAAGAAGTTGTAGAAGAAGACCCTAACAAGATCTTTACCTCGGTAGAGCAATCTGCAGAACCTGCAGGTGGTATGGATAAGTTCTACAAATTCTTGGGTAATAACATCCGCTACCCGGCCGTTGCCCGCGAAAATAACGTACAAGGCCGTGTAATCTGCCAGTTTGTTGTTGAACGCGACGGTTCTCTTACAGACATTAAAGTGGTAAGAGGTTTAGGCAGCGGTACCGACGAGGAAGCCGTACGTGTATTAAAATCATCGCCTAAATGGAAACCGGGTATCCAAAACGGTAAGCCGGTAAGGCAACAGTATACTATTCCTATCAGCTTCGCGCTACAGGATCAGTAA
- a CDS encoding PstS family phosphate ABC transporter substrate-binding protein, which produces MNKGIKLLAFATVITVIISCTQKVKSKSDAEDTVNSGSVAIAADESFKPILDEEAYVFKAIYTAADPRINYMTENRVLRQLLNDSVRVGILSRGLDSNEVHIIKKRTLTAQVVPFAVDAVALIVNKNSNDTTITVSQLKKMLNGDTKGTKNIVFDNPNGSLVRYLKTFAGNINFNGKNIYALKSNKEVLNYVNLHTDAIGIIGFSWLNDPDEDYKQAVDNVQIVGVKDEGSKDFGKEYYKPSQSTLDLNQYPLSRKLYVINCTGKLGLGRGFQDFLSGERGQRIILKSGLLPVTIPQRNINVKEN; this is translated from the coding sequence ATGAATAAGGGAATTAAACTACTGGCTTTCGCAACTGTCATAACAGTAATAATTAGCTGTACACAGAAGGTGAAAAGTAAGTCTGACGCGGAAGATACCGTAAACAGTGGCTCTGTAGCCATTGCTGCTGATGAGTCTTTTAAACCCATATTGGATGAAGAGGCTTATGTGTTCAAGGCCATTTATACCGCAGCGGATCCTAGAATAAACTACATGACAGAGAACCGCGTTCTCCGTCAGTTGCTCAATGATAGTGTAAGGGTGGGTATACTTTCGCGTGGGCTGGACAGCAATGAAGTGCACATTATAAAGAAGCGCACATTAACGGCGCAGGTTGTTCCGTTCGCGGTGGATGCGGTGGCATTAATTGTCAACAAAAATTCAAATGATACCACCATCACTGTCAGCCAGCTTAAAAAGATGCTGAACGGTGATACTAAAGGAACTAAGAATATCGTTTTTGATAACCCGAACGGAAGTTTGGTAAGATATTTAAAGACGTTTGCAGGAAATATCAATTTTAACGGTAAAAATATTTACGCGTTAAAATCAAACAAAGAGGTGCTTAACTATGTAAACTTACATACCGATGCTATTGGTATAATTGGTTTTAGCTGGTTAAACGACCCCGACGAAGATTATAAGCAAGCGGTAGACAACGTCCAGATCGTGGGCGTTAAGGATGAAGGCAGCAAAGATTTTGGCAAGGAATATTATAAACCTTCGCAATCAACCCTCGACCTTAATCAATATCCGCTTAGCCGTAAATTATATGTGATAAATTGCACAGGCAAATTAGGCCTGGGCCGCGGTTTTCAGGATTTCCTTTCAGGCGAAAGGGGGCAGCGTATCATCCTGAAATCGGGCTTGCTGCCGGTAACCATTCCGCAGCGAAACATAAACGTGAAAGAGAACTAA
- a CDS encoding tetratricopeptide repeat protein yields MKLNSKIAYSAASLLLAGSTVSAQSLNDAKKAIDAEQYQKAKSMLKNLTNTQATNADNFFYLGWVYALQDYSDSAKAVFNKGIAANPKSALNYAGLGAVARLEKDRAAMTTNFNQATTLAGKDSKPFVYVGKAYLLPVAGATAVPAADANAAIAVLSKGLAVNSKDADVDIALGDAYRSQLKSNEAYKYYSDALTLNGNSAVANVSVGVLWKYANNFEDAEKQFQKALSVDPNFGPAYREWAETDLRWAQTDPKMASAKIKEAADNYRKYLSLTDLSVESRMRYADFLLLSGDYKTLQTEAAALSSSANSNLRIYRYLGYSAYENGDYQAGLTAMNNWLSKADPKRVIPRDYLYLGRLQLKTGADSLGIQSLRKAYSLDSTNADVFAEIAKNYYGKKQYAQAGQAYESYINNTKGAKLQDYLNEGLSYYYAYDDKTHKPADTVYLAKADSAFSHIEKVATTPIAAVALYRAYVNDTKDADRQNIKGLAKPFYEKYIQIVTTKGVTDADKKNLANAYAYLGTFAQYKEKDMAKATENFNKAYEYDPTNRQAKAFLKK; encoded by the coding sequence ATGAAACTAAACAGTAAAATAGCTTACAGCGCGGCGTCCCTGCTTTTGGCAGGCTCTACCGTTAGCGCCCAGAGCCTTAACGATGCAAAGAAAGCCATTGATGCAGAACAGTATCAAAAGGCTAAATCAATGCTTAAAAACCTGACCAATACACAAGCGACAAACGCAGATAATTTCTTTTACTTAGGCTGGGTTTACGCACTGCAAGACTACTCAGACTCTGCAAAAGCAGTGTTCAATAAAGGTATAGCTGCCAACCCAAAATCCGCGCTTAACTATGCAGGGTTAGGTGCAGTTGCACGTCTGGAGAAAGACCGTGCGGCTATGACCACTAACTTTAACCAGGCAACAACCCTGGCAGGAAAAGACAGCAAGCCCTTTGTTTATGTAGGCAAAGCATACCTGCTACCTGTTGCAGGTGCAACCGCTGTTCCTGCAGCTGATGCTAACGCGGCTATTGCGGTATTATCAAAAGGATTGGCAGTAAACAGCAAAGACGCCGACGTTGATATTGCCTTGGGCGATGCGTACCGCAGCCAGTTAAAAAGCAATGAGGCTTACAAATATTATTCAGACGCGCTTACTTTAAATGGCAATTCTGCAGTGGCTAACGTATCTGTGGGTGTGCTTTGGAAATACGCAAACAACTTTGAAGATGCTGAAAAGCAATTTCAAAAAGCGCTGAGCGTTGATCCAAACTTTGGCCCGGCTTATCGTGAATGGGCTGAAACCGACTTACGCTGGGCGCAAACAGATCCTAAAATGGCATCTGCTAAGATCAAGGAAGCTGCTGACAACTATCGTAAATATTTAAGCTTGACAGACCTTTCGGTTGAATCGCGTATGCGTTATGCCGACTTCTTGCTTTTGTCTGGTGATTACAAGACCTTACAAACAGAAGCGGCCGCGTTGTCATCATCTGCTAACTCTAACTTGCGTATCTATCGTTACTTAGGTTATTCAGCTTATGAGAATGGTGACTACCAGGCCGGCTTAACCGCCATGAACAACTGGTTAAGCAAGGCAGATCCAAAACGTGTAATCCCGCGCGACTACTTGTACCTTGGCCGCCTGCAACTTAAAACTGGTGCCGACTCGTTAGGCATACAGTCACTGCGTAAGGCTTACAGCTTGGATTCTACAAACGCTGATGTATTTGCCGAAATAGCGAAGAACTACTACGGGAAAAAACAATATGCACAAGCCGGCCAGGCTTATGAAAGCTATATCAATAATACTAAAGGTGCCAAACTGCAGGATTACCTGAACGAAGGCCTAAGCTATTATTACGCTTATGACGACAAAACCCACAAACCGGCCGATACAGTTTATTTAGCCAAAGCTGATTCTGCTTTTTCACATATCGAAAAAGTGGCTACTACGCCTATCGCGGCTGTGGCGCTTTACAGAGCCTATGTAAATGATACTAAGGATGCAGATCGTCAGAACATCAAAGGTTTGGCTAAGCCGTTCTACGAAAAATACATTCAGATAGTAACTACAAAGGGTGTTACTGATGCAGATAAGAAAAATCTGGCTAATGCTTATGCATACCTGGGTACCTTTGCTCAGTACAAAGAAAAAGATATGGCCAAAGCCACAGAGAACTTTAATAAAGCTTACGAGTATGATCCAACCAATCGTCAGGCTAAAGCTTTCCTGAAGAAATAA
- a CDS encoding NADH-quinone oxidoreductase subunit A produces the protein MEVQSLPINYLPIIFQMLVAIGFVVTTMFVTHKLGPKRNTQDKLTPFESGIEVIGNARTPISIKYFLVAILFVLFDVEVIFMYPWAVNFRDLGKTGLIEMFIFMATLLLGFIYIIKKGALDWE, from the coding sequence ATGGAAGTACAAAGTTTACCGATCAATTATCTGCCTATCATATTTCAAATGCTGGTGGCTATTGGTTTTGTGGTTACCACCATGTTTGTTACCCATAAACTTGGTCCAAAGCGTAACACACAAGATAAACTGACTCCGTTTGAGTCGGGTATCGAGGTAATCGGTAACGCGCGCACACCTATTTCTATCAAATATTTCCTGGTCGCCATCTTATTTGTATTATTCGATGTCGAGGTGATCTTCATGTATCCCTGGGCTGTAAATTTTCGCGACTTGGGTAAGACCGGGCTCATCGAGATGTTCATCTTTATGGCCACCTTGCTGCTGGGTTTTATCTACATCATCAAAAAAGGTGCGCTCGACTGGGAGTAA
- a CDS encoding NADH-quinone oxidoreductase subunit B — translation MSDIKIVDAPPGVEGAGFFATSLDKAIGMARSHSLWPLPFATSCCGIEFMATMGSHYDLSRFGAERLSFSPRQADLLMVMGTISKKMAPVLRQVYLQMAEPRWVMAVGACASSGGIFDTYSVLQGIDEVIPVDVYVPGCPPRPEGIIDGFMNIQKLVQTESLRRRDTPEYQALLAKYGIQ, via the coding sequence ATGAGTGATATAAAAATAGTTGACGCACCACCGGGAGTAGAGGGAGCAGGATTTTTTGCCACATCGCTGGATAAGGCAATAGGCATGGCGCGCTCACATTCATTATGGCCTTTACCATTCGCGACATCATGCTGCGGTATAGAGTTTATGGCCACAATGGGTTCCCATTATGACCTTTCGCGTTTTGGTGCAGAGCGTTTAAGTTTTTCGCCGCGCCAGGCAGACCTACTGATGGTAATGGGTACCATTTCTAAAAAAATGGCTCCTGTTCTTCGTCAGGTATACCTGCAAATGGCAGAACCGCGCTGGGTAATGGCCGTTGGCGCTTGCGCATCAAGCGGTGGTATATTTGATACCTACTCTGTTTTGCAGGGCATTGATGAAGTTATACCTGTAGACGTTTACGTTCCGGGTTGCCCGCCGCGTCCCGAAGGGATTATCGATGGTTTTATGAATATCCAGAAACTGGTACAGACCGAATCTTTGCGCCGCCGCGACACGCCTGAATACCAGGCCTTACTAGCTAAATACGGGATACAGTAA
- a CDS encoding NADH-quinone oxidoreductase subunit C, translated as MGKITNEELLQKVTAQFGETVTNVSMPYDLLTFETTRENIIELLAWLKTDAVLQFIYLTDLTAIHLPEQTGKEIGVIYHLHSLVNNVRLRIKVFMADGDLNIPSATRVWRGANWMERETYDFFGINFEGHPDLRRILNVDDMTVFPMRREYPLEDPNRVDKKDYFFGR; from the coding sequence ATGGGTAAAATAACTAACGAAGAATTACTGCAAAAAGTTACCGCCCAATTTGGTGAAACTGTTACCAACGTAAGCATGCCGTATGACCTGCTTACCTTTGAAACTACACGCGAAAATATTATTGAATTGCTGGCCTGGTTAAAAACAGATGCCGTTCTGCAATTTATTTACCTCACAGATTTGACCGCTATCCACCTGCCCGAGCAAACCGGTAAAGAGATAGGCGTTATTTATCACCTGCATAGCCTGGTAAATAATGTACGTTTACGCATAAAAGTGTTTATGGCCGATGGCGACCTGAACATCCCTTCGGCGACACGGGTTTGGCGCGGCGCCAACTGGATGGAACGTGAGACCTATGATTTCTTTGGGATCAATTTTGAAGGCCACCCGGATCTGCGCAGGATATTGAATGTAGACGATATGACAGTGTTCCCGATGCGTCGCGAATATCCGCTGGAAGACCCGAACCGTGTTGATAAAAAAGATTACTTTTTCGGAAGATAA
- a CDS encoding NADH-quinone oxidoreductase subunit D: MENQLVFNDNDPQTELSTLNLGPTHPATHGVFQNVIQLDGERIVSGVSTIGYIHRAFEKIAEHRPFYQITPLTDRLNYCSSPINNMGWHMTVEKLLNIQTPKRVDYLRIIVMELARLADHIVCNGVLGVDTGAFTGFLYMMEYREAIYEIYEEVCGSRLTTNIGRIGGFERNFNDIAFNKIRKFLDDFPKVLKEFENLFNRNRIFIDRTRGVAATSAETALDYSWSGPILRATGVDYDVRAMNPYCSYDDLDFEVPVGNTGDVYDRFLVRNEEMWQSMRMIQQCLDKIAKEDPAIFHADVPEFYLPPKEEVYNNMEALIYHFKIVMGEIETPVGEVYHSVEGANGELGFYLVNDGGRTPYRLHFRRPSFINYQMYAPMSRGMLLSDAIINMSSLNVIAGELDA; encoded by the coding sequence ATGGAAAACCAACTCGTATTTAACGATAACGACCCGCAGACCGAGCTATCGACCCTTAACCTGGGCCCGACGCACCCGGCTACGCACGGCGTTTTCCAGAACGTGATCCAGTTAGACGGCGAGCGCATCGTGAGCGGCGTATCTACCATTGGTTACATACATCGCGCTTTCGAAAAGATCGCAGAGCACCGCCCTTTTTACCAGATCACCCCGCTTACAGATCGTTTAAACTACTGTTCGTCGCCTATCAATAACATGGGCTGGCACATGACTGTAGAAAAGCTATTGAATATTCAAACCCCAAAACGTGTAGATTACCTGCGCATTATTGTAATGGAGTTGGCCCGTTTGGCAGACCACATTGTTTGTAACGGTGTATTGGGTGTAGATACAGGCGCGTTTACCGGTTTCCTCTATATGATGGAGTACCGTGAGGCCATCTATGAAATTTACGAAGAGGTTTGCGGCTCGCGCCTTACGACCAATATTGGCCGTATAGGCGGCTTCGAGCGCAACTTTAATGATATCGCTTTTAACAAGATCCGCAAGTTCCTGGACGATTTTCCGAAAGTATTAAAGGAGTTTGAAAACTTGTTTAACCGTAACCGGATATTTATAGACCGTACGCGCGGTGTCGCAGCTACAAGTGCGGAAACTGCTTTGGATTACAGCTGGAGCGGCCCGATTTTACGTGCTACAGGTGTAGACTATGACGTAAGGGCGATGAATCCATATTGTTCTTATGACGATCTGGACTTTGAAGTTCCCGTAGGCAATACCGGCGATGTTTACGACCGCTTTTTGGTGCGTAACGAAGAAATGTGGCAAAGCATGCGCATGATACAGCAATGCCTTGACAAGATCGCTAAAGAAGACCCTGCTATTTTCCACGCGGACGTGCCGGAGTTTTACCTGCCTCCAAAAGAGGAAGTGTACAACAACATGGAAGCGCTGATCTATCACTTTAAAATTGTGATGGGCGAGATAGAAACGCCTGTTGGCGAAGTTTATCACAGCGTAGAAGGTGCTAATGGCGAGTTAGGTTTTTACCTGGTGAATGATGGCGGCCGTACACCGTACCGCTTGCACTTCCGTAGGCCAAGTTTTATAAATTACCAGATGTATGCGCCAATGAGCCGTGGTATGCTATTATCTGATGCGATTATTAACATGAGTAGTTTAAACGTTATAGCCGGAGAATTAGATGCTTAA